From Salarias fasciatus chromosome 5, fSalaFa1.1, whole genome shotgun sequence, a single genomic window includes:
- the LOC115388102 gene encoding keratin, type I cytoskeletal 18-like isoform X1, producing the protein MSQRYSNMPISSSRISFTRSGPSSSVSMYAGMSGPRISAATASSVRSGAPISSSTAFKVRSGMGGGMGAGLAVGGASLAGGADGGILGNEKGAMQNLNDRLANYLTTVRNLESANRELEMKISEALAKGGAEMKDYSKYEPIIEDLRRKIFDKILDNARLVLQIDNARLASDDFKVKADNEMAIRQSVEADIAGLKKVIDDTNMSRVNIESEIEALKEELLFLKKNHENEVMELRNQISMSGVQVDVDAPKGQDLSQVMEDMRSKYEKEALKNAQDLKQWHENQIADVQVQVSQNTEALQGAQMEKGDLSRQIQTLEIELASQQSLKASLEDTLHNTELRNNMEMEKYNNIILRLEEELTHLRANIQQQTQEYEALLNMKMKLEAEIETYKTLLDGEDFKLQDAVDELLAIG; encoded by the exons ATGAGCCAGAGATATTCCAACATGCCGATATCTTCCTCCCGGATCTCCTTCACCCGCTCCGGACCCAGCAGCTCTGTCAGCATGTACGCTGGTATGAGTGGGCCCCGCATCTCTGCTGCCACGGCATCTTCGGTGCGTTCAGGCGCTCCAATCTCATCCTCCACCGCCTTCAAGGTGAGGAGTGGAATGGGTGGCGGAATGGGCGCAGGGCTCGCCGTCGGCGGCGCATCCTTGGCCGGCGGTGCTGATGGTGGGATCCTGGGCAACGAGAAGGGCGCCATGCAGAACCTGAACGACCGTCTGGCCAACTACCTGACCACGGTGAGGAACCTGGAGTCGGCCAACAGGGAGCTGGAGATGAAGATCAGTGAGGCCCTGGCTAAAGGGGGAGCTGAGATGAAAGACTACAGCAAGTATGAACCCATCATTGAAGACCTACGCAGAAAG atcTTTGACAAGATCTTGGACAACGCTCGTCTGGTGCTCCAGATCGACAACGCTCGTCTTGCTTCTGATGACTTCAAAGTAAA GGCTGACAACGAGATGGCAATTCGCCAGTCTGTGGAGGCCGACATCGCTGGGCTGAAGAAAGTCATAGATGACACCAACATGAGCAGAGTGAACATCGAGAGCGAGATCGAAGCTCTGAAAGAGGAGCTCCTcttcctgaagaagaaccaTGAGAAC GAGGTGATGGAGTTGAGAAATCAGATCTCCATGTCGGGCGTGCAAGTCGATGTCGACGCCCCCAAAGGTCAGGACCTGTCTCAAGTGATGGAAGACATGAGATCCAAGTATGAAAAAGAGGCTCTGAAAAATGCACAAGACCTTAAACAATGGCACGAAAATCAG ATTGCAGATGTGCAGGTTCAGGTATCACAAAACACAGAAGCACTTCAAGGGGCCCAGATGGAGAAGGGTGACTTATCCAGACAGATACAGACCCTGGAAATCGAACTCGCGTCTCAACAGAGCTTA AAAGCCTCTTTAGAAGACACTCTACACAACACAGAGCTACGAAACAACATGGAAATGGAGAAGTACAATAACATCATTTTACGCCTGGAGGAGGAACTCACCCACTTGCGCGCCAACATACAGCAACAGACCCAAGAGTACGAGGCGCTGCTCAACATGAAGATGAAGCTCGAGGCGGAGATCGAGACCTACAAGACCCTGCTGGATGGAGAAGACTTCAA GCTCCAGGACGCAGTAGACGAACTGCTGGCCATCGGCTAA
- the LOC115388102 gene encoding keratin, type I cytoskeletal 18-like isoform X2 has translation MSQRYSNMPISSSRISFTRSGPSSSVSMYAGMSGPRISAATASSVRSGAPISSSTAFKVRSGMGGGMGAGLAVGGASLAGGADGGILGNEKGAMQNLNDRLANYLTTVRNLESANRELEMKISEALAKGGAEMKDYSKYEPIIEDLRRKIFDKILDNARLVLQIDNARLASDDFKVKADNEMAIRQSVEADIAGLKKVIDDTNMSRVNIESEIEALKEELLFLKKNHENEVMELRNQISMSGVQVDVDAPKGQDLSQVMEDMRSKYEKEALKNAQDLKQWHENQIADVQVQVSQNTEALQGAQMEKGDLSRQIQTLEIELASQQSLKASLEDTLHNTELRNNMEMEKYNNIILRLEEELTHLRANIQQQTQEYEALLNMKMKLEAEIETYKTLLDGEDFK, from the exons ATGAGCCAGAGATATTCCAACATGCCGATATCTTCCTCCCGGATCTCCTTCACCCGCTCCGGACCCAGCAGCTCTGTCAGCATGTACGCTGGTATGAGTGGGCCCCGCATCTCTGCTGCCACGGCATCTTCGGTGCGTTCAGGCGCTCCAATCTCATCCTCCACCGCCTTCAAGGTGAGGAGTGGAATGGGTGGCGGAATGGGCGCAGGGCTCGCCGTCGGCGGCGCATCCTTGGCCGGCGGTGCTGATGGTGGGATCCTGGGCAACGAGAAGGGCGCCATGCAGAACCTGAACGACCGTCTGGCCAACTACCTGACCACGGTGAGGAACCTGGAGTCGGCCAACAGGGAGCTGGAGATGAAGATCAGTGAGGCCCTGGCTAAAGGGGGAGCTGAGATGAAAGACTACAGCAAGTATGAACCCATCATTGAAGACCTACGCAGAAAG atcTTTGACAAGATCTTGGACAACGCTCGTCTGGTGCTCCAGATCGACAACGCTCGTCTTGCTTCTGATGACTTCAAAGTAAA GGCTGACAACGAGATGGCAATTCGCCAGTCTGTGGAGGCCGACATCGCTGGGCTGAAGAAAGTCATAGATGACACCAACATGAGCAGAGTGAACATCGAGAGCGAGATCGAAGCTCTGAAAGAGGAGCTCCTcttcctgaagaagaaccaTGAGAAC GAGGTGATGGAGTTGAGAAATCAGATCTCCATGTCGGGCGTGCAAGTCGATGTCGACGCCCCCAAAGGTCAGGACCTGTCTCAAGTGATGGAAGACATGAGATCCAAGTATGAAAAAGAGGCTCTGAAAAATGCACAAGACCTTAAACAATGGCACGAAAATCAG ATTGCAGATGTGCAGGTTCAGGTATCACAAAACACAGAAGCACTTCAAGGGGCCCAGATGGAGAAGGGTGACTTATCCAGACAGATACAGACCCTGGAAATCGAACTCGCGTCTCAACAGAGCTTA AAAGCCTCTTTAGAAGACACTCTACACAACACAGAGCTACGAAACAACATGGAAATGGAGAAGTACAATAACATCATTTTACGCCTGGAGGAGGAACTCACCCACTTGCGCGCCAACATACAGCAACAGACCCAAGAGTACGAGGCGCTGCTCAACATGAAGATGAAGCTCGAGGCGGAGATCGAGACCTACAAGACCCTGCTGGATGGAGAAGACTTCAAGTAA